The proteins below come from a single Merismopedia glauca CCAP 1448/3 genomic window:
- the csx10 gene encoding type III-D CRISPR-associated RAMP protein Csx10, which produces MYKIQLTITALSPLAIGRKKPGSVSEASDYIPGSVIRGAIASELIQRLGQPAPGDDFYSLFLDENYAIFSNAYPATAKGKKEQNKEYAIIAEEVRILPATAVSSKTQPGFKTAKGNGVFDTLIDNFCAESRDLFYDPSCPTAIEKGNDGRVEPYTGFYSKFYSKLGEYKYYTHSVSKRLLTRVGINRRRATSEEEILYSIEVLNEQFSIKRSLQLVQWESTIYKSCISIETDEDLANKIIAFINGNSEAFRLGGSTSRGLGRVKIEAIQINNENKIEERINNFNQKLRERWHEWSVLGKPRQNLTSERTFFTINLEADAILTENWRRTTVISEEMLCQFANLEELKKDLKLHATYSSYDYLSGWNSAWGLMKDVELVTNKGSVYLFSISANRTNQWIEALSQLKMKGVGDRTSEGFGQIEICSEFHQIFRKDVK; this is translated from the coding sequence ATGTATAAAATTCAACTAACAATTACGGCTTTATCTCCTCTAGCAATTGGACGCAAAAAACCTGGTTCTGTCAGCGAAGCCAGCGACTATATTCCCGGATCGGTAATTCGAGGTGCGATCGCTTCGGAACTAATTCAAAGATTGGGACAACCTGCACCTGGAGATGATTTTTATAGTCTATTTTTAGATGAGAATTATGCGATTTTTTCTAATGCTTATCCAGCCACAGCAAAAGGTAAAAAGGAACAGAATAAAGAATATGCGATTATCGCTGAAGAAGTTCGCATTCTTCCGGCAACTGCTGTAAGTTCTAAAACTCAACCTGGTTTTAAAACAGCTAAAGGTAATGGGGTATTTGATACTTTAATAGATAATTTTTGTGCCGAATCACGAGATCTGTTTTACGATCCTAGTTGTCCCACAGCTATAGAAAAGGGCAATGATGGAAGAGTTGAGCCTTACACTGGATTTTATAGCAAGTTTTATAGCAAGCTAGGAGAATATAAATATTATACGCATTCCGTCAGTAAACGGCTGCTAACTCGTGTAGGAATTAATCGAAGACGCGCTACTTCTGAAGAAGAAATACTCTATAGTATTGAAGTTTTAAACGAACAGTTTTCTATCAAGCGATCGCTTCAATTAGTTCAATGGGAATCGACTATTTATAAATCTTGCATTTCCATCGAAACAGATGAAGATTTAGCAAACAAAATAATTGCTTTTATTAACGGTAACTCAGAAGCTTTTCGTCTAGGTGGTTCTACTTCTAGAGGATTGGGAAGGGTAAAAATAGAAGCTATCCAAATCAACAATGAAAACAAGATTGAAGAAAGAATTAACAACTTTAATCAAAAATTGCGAGAACGTTGGCACGAATGGTCAGTTTTGGGGAAACCGAGACAAAATTTAACAAGCGAACGCACTTTTTTTACCATTAACTTAGAAGCTGATGCTATTTTGACAGAAAATTGGCGACGAACTACAGTTATTTCTGAAGAAATGCTTTGTCAGTTTGCTAATCTAGAAGAATTGAAAAAAGATTTAAAACTTCATGCTACTTATAGTAGCTACGATTATCTTTCTGGTTGGAATAGTGCTTGGGGATTAATGAAAGATGTAGAATTAGTTACAAATAAAGGTTCTGTTTATTTATTTAGTATTAGTGCCAATAGAACAAATCAATGGATTGAAGCTTTATCTCAATTAAAAATGAAAGGAGTAGGCGACAGAACTTCAGAAGGTTTTGGTCAAATAGAGATTTGCAGTGAGTTTCATCAAATATTTCGTAAGGATGTTAAATGA